The Saccharomonospora cyanea NA-134 genome includes a region encoding these proteins:
- a CDS encoding helix-turn-helix transcriptional regulator: MSTARAERLVNLVLALLSTRQYLTSERIRGIVPGYVDATSDEAFSRMFERDKAELRELGIPLETGRNSVFDPVEGYRIARRDYELGDVELAPDEAAAVALAVRLWDSPELTGQAQGALVKLRAAGVEVDENAATPVEPRVHAEPAFAPLLSAVQQGRVVRFDYRRSSSPERRERTVEPWGVVSWRARWYLVGHDRDRDAPRCFRLSRVTGPVRALGRAGAVTRPGDVNLLEFVAGVGGERDPQPVMRARLWLAEGRAAGIRRHATVVGRRTVADVDGDVVELDLWAPESAADWIAGHGPDALVLEPDVLAKAVADRWERVAQEVSR; the protein is encoded by the coding sequence GTGTCCACCGCCCGTGCCGAGCGCCTGGTGAACCTGGTGCTCGCTCTGTTGTCGACTCGGCAGTACCTGACGTCCGAGCGGATCCGCGGCATCGTGCCCGGATACGTCGACGCCACGAGCGACGAGGCGTTCTCACGCATGTTCGAGCGCGACAAGGCGGAGCTGCGAGAGCTGGGCATTCCGCTGGAGACCGGGCGCAACTCGGTGTTCGATCCCGTTGAGGGGTATCGCATCGCCCGTCGCGACTACGAGCTGGGGGACGTCGAGCTGGCGCCCGACGAGGCCGCCGCGGTCGCGCTCGCGGTACGGCTGTGGGATTCGCCCGAGTTGACCGGGCAGGCGCAGGGCGCGCTGGTGAAGCTACGGGCCGCGGGGGTCGAGGTCGACGAGAACGCGGCCACTCCCGTGGAGCCGAGGGTGCACGCCGAGCCCGCGTTCGCTCCACTGCTGTCGGCCGTGCAGCAGGGCAGGGTGGTGCGGTTCGACTACCGGCGCTCCTCGTCGCCGGAGCGGCGAGAGCGCACGGTGGAGCCGTGGGGCGTGGTGTCGTGGCGGGCGCGTTGGTACCTCGTGGGCCATGACCGGGACCGGGACGCGCCACGGTGTTTCCGCCTGTCACGCGTCACCGGGCCGGTGCGGGCCCTGGGCCGGGCGGGAGCCGTGACGCGGCCCGGCGACGTGAACCTGCTGGAGTTCGTCGCGGGCGTCGGTGGCGAGCGGGACCCCCAGCCGGTGATGCGGGCGCGGTTGTGGCTCGCGGAGGGGCGCGCGGCCGGCATCCGCCGTCATGCCACGGTGGTGGGTCGCCGCACGGTCGCCGACGTCGACGGCGACGTGGTGGAGCTGGATCTCTGGGCGCCCGAGAGCGCCGCCGACTGGATCGCGGGCCACGGCCCCGACGCGTTGGTGCTGGAGCCGGACGTGTTGGCCAAGGCGGTCGCCGATCGGTGGGAACGAGTCGCGCAGGAGGTGTCGAGGTGA
- a CDS encoding MOSC domain-containing protein: MVRVAGLFHYPVKGCAGVELSEGVFGHAGLEHDRKFMVVDPEGGFLSQRRDPRLAVVRPSVSGDGGRLTLAAPDIEPIDVAVDTGEDAGPRMAVRMHGAPYRGVDQGEQAAEWLSTVLARPCRLVRVPPEHDRVTDGETPGTSGFADSSAVLVVSTRSVEELNARLEDKGLPALPMNRFRPNIVVEGEQEPHVEDRMRRFEVGQAELGFTKVAIRCAVTTVDQATGERRGPEPLRTLAEYRRIAGGVIFGAKFSVVRTGKVSVGDEVRVTRWAAS, translated from the coding sequence GTGGTGCGTGTCGCGGGTCTGTTCCACTACCCCGTGAAGGGGTGCGCGGGCGTCGAGCTGAGTGAGGGCGTCTTCGGACATGCGGGCTTGGAGCACGACCGGAAGTTCATGGTGGTGGACCCCGAGGGCGGGTTCCTCAGCCAGCGCCGCGATCCGCGTCTCGCAGTGGTGCGGCCCTCCGTCAGCGGTGACGGAGGGCGGTTGACGCTGGCCGCGCCGGATATCGAGCCGATCGACGTTGCCGTGGACACCGGTGAGGACGCCGGTCCCCGGATGGCCGTGCGGATGCACGGTGCTCCCTACCGCGGTGTCGACCAGGGTGAGCAGGCCGCCGAATGGTTGTCGACGGTGTTGGCACGCCCGTGCCGACTGGTGCGAGTGCCTCCGGAGCACGACCGGGTGACGGACGGGGAGACTCCGGGAACCTCGGGGTTCGCCGACAGCAGTGCGGTACTGGTGGTGTCGACGCGCAGCGTGGAGGAACTCAACGCCCGCTTGGAGGACAAAGGCCTGCCGGCGTTGCCGATGAACCGCTTCCGCCCCAACATCGTGGTCGAAGGTGAGCAGGAGCCGCACGTCGAGGATCGGATGCGCCGGTTCGAGGTGGGCCAGGCGGAACTGGGGTTCACCAAGGTCGCGATCCGGTGCGCGGTGACCACGGTCGACCAGGCCACGGGTGAGCGCCGGGGACCCGAGCCGCTGCGCACGCTGGCGGAATACCGGCGCATCGCCGGAGGCGTGATATTCGGGGCCAAGTTCTCGGTCGTCCGCACCGGCAAGGTTTCCGTCGGGGACGAGGTGCGGGTGACCCGCTGGGCCGCTTCCTGA
- a CDS encoding helix-turn-helix transcriptional regulator, giving the protein MSGSGDRLPRLLALVPYLLARPGIRIDEAARDFGVTPRQLRKDLELLWMCGLPGYGPGDLIDLSFDGDTVSVTYDAGMRRPLRLTGAEASALLIALRALAETPGVVDADSVHRAIAKIEAASGDARPSGVVVGSGTREAAATTSTRETLRQALRGGRAVWLRYYSASKDAITERTVDPMRLLIVQGISYLEAWCRRASSVRLFRLDRIDELAVLDERAAPPETATPKDLSEGVFPRRSEYPEAELVLEPDARWVAEYYQCEELDELDGGRLRVRMRYADESWLVRLVLRQHGQVTVEKPEWAAQAVRQRAAEALARARHLTATSAG; this is encoded by the coding sequence GTGAGTGGATCGGGTGATCGGCTTCCCAGGCTGCTCGCGCTCGTGCCGTACCTGCTGGCCCGGCCGGGGATCCGGATCGACGAGGCGGCCCGCGACTTCGGTGTCACGCCGCGGCAGTTGCGCAAGGACCTGGAACTGCTGTGGATGTGCGGCCTGCCGGGTTACGGCCCGGGCGATCTGATCGACCTGTCGTTCGACGGTGACACCGTGTCGGTGACCTACGACGCGGGCATGCGCCGTCCGCTCCGGCTCACCGGTGCGGAGGCGAGCGCGCTGCTGATCGCGTTGCGGGCGTTGGCCGAGACGCCGGGTGTGGTCGACGCCGACAGCGTGCACAGGGCCATCGCCAAGATCGAGGCCGCGTCGGGCGACGCCCGCCCCTCCGGTGTGGTGGTGGGCAGCGGTACCCGCGAAGCGGCGGCCACAACGTCGACGCGTGAGACGTTGCGGCAGGCGTTGCGGGGCGGTCGTGCGGTGTGGCTGCGTTACTACAGCGCGTCGAAGGACGCGATCACCGAACGCACGGTTGACCCGATGCGGCTGCTGATCGTGCAGGGCATCAGCTACCTGGAGGCGTGGTGCCGCAGGGCCTCCTCCGTCCGCCTGTTCCGTCTCGATCGGATCGACGAGCTGGCGGTGCTGGACGAGCGGGCCGCCCCGCCGGAGACCGCGACGCCGAAGGATTTGTCCGAGGGCGTCTTCCCGCGGCGATCCGAGTATCCGGAGGCCGAACTCGTGCTCGAGCCGGACGCGCGGTGGGTGGCCGAGTACTACCAGTGTGAGGAGCTCGACGAGCTCGACGGCGGTCGTCTGCGGGTGCGGATGCGCTACGCCGACGAGTCGTGGCTGGTGCGGCTGGTGCTCCGGCAGCACGGCCAGGTGACGGTCGAGAAGCCCGAGTGGGCCGCACAGGCTGTGCGACAGCGGGCGGCCGAGGCGCTGGCACGTGCTCGTCACCTCACCGCAACCTCGGCTGGCTAG
- the prcB gene encoding proteasome subunit beta — MEHTSRNAGFTLPAAYLSSTTSSFIDFLKVQAPELLPRTRVDAVPASNTRFEPPHGTTIVASTFNGGVLIAGDRRATAGNTIASRDLEKVYVTDTYSAVGIAGTAGIALELVRLYTVELAHYEKIEGVSLSLDGKTNKLATMVKGHLDAAMAGLAVLPLFVGYDIDAADPKRAGRIVSFDVTGGRYEESAGYHAIGSGSVYAKSSLKKLYDPEADADAAVRAAIESLYDAADDDTATGGPDLVRNIYPTVVTITAEHGAVRLPESETATIAQAVVRERSERPGRLG; from the coding sequence ATGGAACACACGTCGCGTAACGCGGGCTTCACGCTGCCCGCCGCCTACCTGTCGTCCACGACGTCGTCGTTCATCGATTTCCTGAAGGTGCAGGCGCCGGAGCTGCTGCCCCGCACACGTGTGGACGCGGTGCCGGCGTCGAACACCCGGTTCGAGCCACCACACGGCACCACGATCGTCGCGTCGACGTTCAACGGTGGTGTGCTGATCGCGGGTGACCGCAGGGCCACCGCGGGCAACACGATCGCCAGCCGGGACCTGGAGAAGGTGTACGTCACCGACACCTACTCCGCGGTCGGCATCGCGGGCACCGCGGGGATCGCCCTGGAACTCGTGCGGCTCTACACGGTGGAACTCGCGCACTACGAGAAGATCGAGGGTGTCTCGCTGTCGTTGGACGGCAAGACCAACAAGCTCGCGACCATGGTGAAGGGTCACCTGGACGCCGCCATGGCGGGCTTGGCCGTGCTGCCGCTCTTCGTCGGCTACGACATCGACGCCGCCGACCCGAAGCGGGCGGGACGCATCGTGTCGTTCGACGTCACCGGTGGGCGGTACGAGGAGAGCGCCGGATACCACGCCATCGGCTCGGGTTCGGTGTACGCGAAGTCGTCGCTGAAGAAGCTGTACGACCCGGAGGCCGACGCCGACGCGGCCGTGCGGGCGGCGATCGAGTCGCTGTACGACGCGGCCGACGACGACACCGCGACCGGCGGCCCCGATCTCGTACGCAACATCTACCCGACGGTGGTGACGATCACCGCCGAACACGGTGCGGTGCGGTTACCGGAGTCCGAGACCGCGACCATCGCGCAGGCGGTGGTCCGCGAGCGGTCCGAACGACCGGGGCGGCTCGGCTGA
- the prcA gene encoding proteasome subunit alpha, with protein MTMPLYASPEQLMRERSELARKGIARGRSVVVLKYRGGVLFVAENPSPTLHKVSEIYDRIGFAAVGRYSEFESLRRGGIRHVDLQGYMYDRRDVSARALANVYAQTLSTIFTEQLKPFEVEICVAQVGDNSDEDELYRLTYDGSIVMDEPKYVVMGGQTDAINAKLKDTFSDGMELNAALAVAVDALRAPSRNSSGGGSTANSDLEPGKLEVAVLDRERPGRKFRRITGAALEALMPSAEQGESSAETASGAAESSADDGETS; from the coding sequence GTGACGATGCCGCTGTACGCCTCACCAGAGCAGTTGATGCGCGAGCGTTCGGAGCTCGCTCGGAAGGGCATCGCCCGGGGACGCAGCGTAGTCGTGCTCAAGTACCGGGGCGGTGTGTTGTTCGTGGCGGAGAACCCGTCACCGACGCTGCACAAGGTCTCCGAGATCTACGACCGCATCGGTTTCGCCGCGGTGGGGCGCTACAGCGAGTTCGAGAGCCTGCGCCGCGGCGGTATCCGCCACGTCGACCTCCAGGGGTACATGTACGACCGCCGTGACGTGAGCGCGCGGGCGCTGGCCAACGTGTACGCGCAGACACTGAGCACGATCTTCACGGAGCAGCTGAAACCGTTCGAGGTGGAGATCTGTGTGGCCCAGGTCGGCGACAACTCGGACGAGGACGAGCTGTACCGCCTGACCTACGACGGTTCGATCGTGATGGACGAGCCGAAGTACGTGGTCATGGGCGGCCAGACCGACGCCATCAACGCGAAGCTGAAGGACACGTTCTCCGACGGCATGGAGCTGAACGCCGCGCTGGCCGTGGCGGTGGACGCGTTGCGGGCGCCGTCGAGGAACTCCTCGGGCGGCGGTTCGACGGCCAACAGCGACCTGGAGCCGGGCAAGCTGGAGGTCGCGGTGCTCGACCGCGAGCGTCCCGGCCGGAAGTTCCGCCGGATCACCGGCGCGGCGCTGGAGGCGTTGATGCCGAGCGCGGAGCAGGGCGAGTCCTCGGCGGAGACCGCTTCGGGTGCGGCCGAGTCGTCCGCGGACGACGGCGAGACGAGCTGA
- a CDS encoding bacteriophage holin, with amino-acid sequence MLYVVSAALVVAAVAGFGLVAFRVFRLLRTFREAASMVSARTGDRVGLLRARSAAVGVAIRQGRRH; translated from the coding sequence GTGTTGTACGTGGTGAGTGCCGCGCTCGTCGTGGCCGCGGTAGCCGGTTTCGGCCTTGTCGCGTTTCGTGTGTTCCGGCTCTTGCGCACGTTCCGTGAGGCAGCCAGCATGGTGTCGGCTCGCACCGGTGATCGGGTCGGGTTGCTGCGGGCTCGGTCCGCAGCGGTCGGTGTCGCGATCCGCCAGGGTCGCCGCCACTGA
- a CDS encoding ubiquitin-like protein Pup, producing MAQERIEKHGGGDTDDDVEAGAPAGQERREKLGEDVDTILDEIDDVLEENAEDFVRAYVQKGGQ from the coding sequence ATGGCTCAGGAACGCATCGAGAAGCACGGCGGCGGGGACACCGACGACGACGTCGAGGCCGGTGCTCCCGCAGGCCAGGAGCGTCGAGAGAAGCTCGGCGAGGACGTGGACACGATCCTCGACGAGATCGACGACGTGCTGGAGGAGAACGCGGAGGACTTCGTGCGTGCGTACGTGCAGAAGGGCGGCCAGTAG
- a CDS encoding bifunctional phosphatase PAP2/diacylglycerol kinase family protein, which translates to MRYSAAIPHTLMDPALSRLTRSADKGRLWWVIAAGLATRKGPARRAAMRGLVALAGASVTANLIGKPLLPRRRPAAEVVPEIRRLRKRPTSSSFPSGHAASAAAFVTAAALESPRLGALLAPLGAAVAYSRVHTGVHWPSDIGAGAALGVLVALATRHWWPPHTEARAHTTHPADAPALREGEHVLTVVNPNSGNPADDPTAEIRDLWPRATVIHPEPGADLRTQLTDELRRRAGQVRALGVAGGDGTAAAVASVAADTGLPLALIPAGTLNHFARDLGLRYLADTDAATRAGDAVGIDLGEVEIESDHGTVRRWFVNTASLGGYPEMVRLRETIQRRHPKWPSAVIAMVRTLRRARPLRVRMDGEYLLVWMLFVGNGTYAPKGVIPSRRPALDTGLLDVRYLRADRPYSRVRFLLAVVTNTLGTSHVYTQRDLAALDVAILDGNRRIATDGEVGPLGHRFRFRSRPSALSVYRPGRRSS; encoded by the coding sequence ATGCGCTACAGCGCCGCCATCCCCCACACGCTCATGGACCCGGCGCTGTCCCGGCTCACCCGCTCCGCGGACAAGGGCCGCCTGTGGTGGGTCATCGCCGCGGGGCTCGCCACGCGCAAGGGCCCGGCCCGCCGCGCGGCGATGCGAGGTCTGGTGGCGCTCGCGGGCGCCAGCGTCACCGCCAACCTCATCGGCAAACCGCTGCTGCCGCGCAGGCGTCCCGCAGCCGAGGTCGTTCCCGAGATCCGGCGGCTGCGCAAACGCCCGACGTCCTCCTCGTTCCCCTCCGGCCATGCGGCTTCCGCCGCCGCATTCGTCACGGCCGCGGCCCTCGAGTCGCCGCGCCTCGGCGCCCTGCTGGCACCGCTGGGCGCCGCGGTGGCCTACTCGCGCGTGCACACCGGTGTGCACTGGCCGAGCGACATCGGCGCGGGGGCCGCACTCGGTGTCCTCGTCGCCCTGGCCACACGCCACTGGTGGCCGCCGCACACCGAGGCACGAGCCCACACCACACACCCCGCCGACGCCCCCGCGCTCCGCGAGGGTGAACACGTCCTCACCGTGGTGAACCCCAACTCCGGCAACCCCGCCGACGACCCGACCGCCGAGATCCGTGACCTGTGGCCGCGCGCCACCGTCATCCACCCCGAGCCCGGTGCCGATCTGCGCACCCAGCTCACCGACGAGCTGCGGCGTCGTGCCGGACAGGTCCGGGCGCTCGGTGTCGCGGGGGGTGACGGCACCGCCGCGGCCGTGGCCTCGGTCGCGGCCGACACCGGTCTTCCGCTCGCGCTCATCCCGGCCGGCACACTCAATCACTTCGCCCGCGACCTCGGTCTGCGCTACCTCGCCGACACGGACGCCGCGACCCGCGCGGGTGACGCCGTGGGAATTGACCTCGGCGAGGTGGAGATCGAGAGCGACCACGGCACAGTGCGCCGCTGGTTCGTCAACACGGCGAGCCTCGGGGGCTACCCGGAGATGGTGCGGTTGCGCGAGACCATCCAACGCCGTCACCCGAAGTGGCCCTCGGCCGTCATCGCCATGGTCCGCACCCTCCGGCGCGCCCGCCCCCTGCGGGTGCGGATGGACGGCGAGTACCTGCTGGTGTGGATGCTGTTCGTCGGCAACGGCACCTACGCCCCGAAAGGCGTCATCCCCTCACGGAGGCCCGCTCTCGACACGGGTCTGCTCGACGTCCGCTACCTGCGGGCCGACCGGCCGTACTCCCGCGTGCGCTTCCTGCTCGCCGTCGTCACGAACACGCTGGGTACCAGTCACGTCTACACGCAGCGCGACCTGGCCGCGCTGGACGTGGCCATCCTCGACGGCAACCGTCGCATCGCCACCGACGGCGAAGTGGGTCCGCTCGGCCACCGGTTCCGGTTCCGCTCCCGGCCGAGTGCCCTATCGGTCTACCGCCCCGGCAGGCGGTCCTCGTAG
- the pafA gene encoding Pup--protein ligase: MQRRIFGIETEFGVTCTFHGQRRLSPDEVARYLFRRVVSWGRSSNVFLSNGSRLYLDVGSHPEYATAECDDLVQLVTHDKAGERILEDLLVDAERRLADEGIGGDIFLFKNNTDSAGNSYGCHENYLVTRAGEFSRVADVLLPFLVTRQLICGAGKVLQTPRGAVYCLSQRAEHIWEGVSSATTRSRPIINTRDEPHADAERYRRLHVIVGDSNMAEPTTLLKVGSVNLVLEMIEEGVQFRDFTLDNPIRAIREISHDLTGRRQVRLAGGREASALEIQREYYARAVQHVETNGGSPATHQVIDLWGRALDAVEQQDFSGIDTEIDWAIKHRLVERYRSKHNLVLSDPRVAQLDLAYHDIRRGRGVFDLLQRKGLVRRITDDGEIELAKDTPPQTTRAKLRGDFIAAAQQAGRDFTVDWVHLKLNDQAQRTVLCKDPFRSVDERVERLISSL, translated from the coding sequence ATGCAGCGGCGGATCTTTGGGATCGAAACCGAATTCGGGGTGACCTGCACCTTCCACGGGCAGCGCAGGTTGTCTCCCGACGAAGTGGCGCGGTACCTGTTCCGGCGGGTCGTGTCCTGGGGCCGGTCCTCGAACGTGTTCCTGTCCAACGGCTCCCGGCTGTACCTCGACGTCGGGTCGCACCCGGAGTACGCCACCGCCGAGTGCGACGACCTCGTCCAGCTGGTGACGCATGACAAGGCCGGCGAGCGGATCCTGGAGGACCTGCTGGTCGATGCCGAACGTCGCCTCGCCGACGAGGGGATCGGCGGCGACATCTTCCTCTTCAAGAACAACACCGATTCGGCGGGGAACTCGTACGGCTGCCACGAGAACTACCTCGTGACGCGGGCGGGTGAGTTCTCCAGGGTGGCCGACGTGCTGCTGCCGTTCCTCGTGACCCGGCAGCTCATCTGCGGGGCGGGGAAGGTGCTGCAGACGCCCCGCGGCGCGGTGTACTGCCTGTCCCAGCGAGCCGAGCACATCTGGGAGGGCGTGTCGAGCGCGACGACGCGGTCGCGGCCGATCATCAACACGCGCGACGAGCCGCACGCCGACGCGGAGCGCTACCGCAGGCTGCACGTGATCGTCGGCGACTCCAACATGGCGGAGCCGACGACGCTGCTGAAGGTGGGCTCGGTGAACCTCGTGCTCGAGATGATCGAGGAGGGCGTCCAGTTCCGGGACTTCACGCTGGACAACCCGATCAGAGCGATCCGGGAGATCAGCCACGACCTGACGGGCAGGCGGCAGGTGCGGCTGGCAGGCGGGCGCGAGGCCTCGGCGCTGGAGATCCAGCGCGAGTACTACGCCAGGGCGGTCCAGCACGTCGAGACGAACGGTGGTTCCCCGGCGACGCACCAGGTGATCGACCTGTGGGGGCGGGCACTGGACGCGGTGGAGCAGCAGGACTTCTCCGGTATCGACACCGAGATCGACTGGGCGATCAAACACCGGCTGGTGGAGCGCTACCGCAGCAAGCACAACCTGGTGCTCTCCGACCCGAGGGTCGCTCAGCTCGACCTCGCCTACCACGACATCCGGCGTGGTAGGGGTGTGTTCGACCTGTTGCAGCGCAAGGGGCTGGTGCGGCGGATCACCGACGACGGCGAGATCGAGCTCGCCAAGGACACCCCGCCGCAGACCACGCGGGCGAAGCTGCGGGGCGACTTCATCGCCGCGGCCCAGCAGGCCGGGCGTGACTTCACCGTCGACTGGGTGCACCTCAAGCTGAACGACCAGGCGCAGCGCACCGTGTTGTGCAAGGACCCGTTCCGCTCGGTGGACGAGCGGGTGGAGCGGCTGATCAGCTCGTTGTGA